TATCTGTCAAATAGATTCTTAAAAACCAAATGCCTTTGGGCAAATTATCCACGTAAATTGCTGACCCTGATAATGGCAGAACTTTCTCATCCATGATTTTACCGTCAGGGCTCATAAGTATGAGCTTTTTTACCTGACGAACTGAAATATTAATTTCAAAATTTCCATCTGAAGGGTTTGGAAAAACAGAGACGTTATTTCTCTGATTCGGTTCATTGGTTGAAACGGGAAAACAAAGACTCAGCAAGCTATCCACCTCAGATCGCAGTGAAGGGAGCAGCACATAGGCAGCAGTGCCCGGACATTCCGTTGAACATCCATCTCTGTGCCCGCAGATGACGGGCAATAGCAAGGCAGTATCGCTGCCGGGCGGATGCAGAGCCGAATC
This region of Sphingobacteriales bacterium genomic DNA includes:
- a CDS encoding T9SS type A sorting domain-containing protein, which produces DSALHPPGSDTALLLPVICGHRDGCSTECPGTAAYVLLPSLRSEVDSLLSLCFPVSTNEPNQRNNVSVFPNPSDGNFEINISVRQVKKLILMSPDGKIMDEKVLPLSGSAIYVDNLPKGIWFLRIYLTDSIENHKVIIE